One Gadus chalcogrammus isolate NIFS_2021 chromosome 4, NIFS_Gcha_1.0, whole genome shotgun sequence DNA segment encodes these proteins:
- the LOC130381744 gene encoding annexin A1-like: protein MTFFKKFFKDIVSKRDSEEDDSFQVTHKKPEFHGTIAPYPNFNPRKDVIFLEEAINSRNVDEDTIISVLVQRSNEQRQEIKRAYEADTGKSLADELKSELRSHLEDVVLALLMTPAQYDAFIIRKATKGFGTNEDVIVEVLASRTNQQIRELQEAFKEEYGQTMEEVIDSETDGDFALALHAMLKANKNEGHIVDLALAKKDARELFEAGEEHKDIDISVFIDILTTRSGPQLTQTFKHYSKISDVNLPKALDMELRGDIEDCLIDIVKCSWSKPAFFAERLHKAMEGHGTCEDTLMRVLVARSEVDLKKIISEFKLMYGKTLQQCILDDTKGHLEKILLGLCGPN, encoded by the exons ATGACTTTCTTCAAGAAGTTCTTCAAAGATATCGTCAGTAAAAGGGACTCTGAAGAGGACGATTCGTTCCAA GTGACCCATAAGAAGCCAGAGTTTCACGGAACCATCGCCCCTTACCCGAACTTCAACCCAAGGAAGGACGTTATTTTCCTGGAGGAAGCCATCAACTCCAGAA ATGTGGACGAAGACACGATCATCTCAGTGCTTGTGCAGAGAAGCAATGAACAACGGCAGGAGATCAAGAGGGCCTACGAGGCCGACACTGGAAAG TCCCTGGCTGATGAGCTGAAATCTGAGCTAAGGTCCCACCTGGAAGATGTTGTTCTGGCTCTGCTCATGACACCTGCTCAGTATGATGCCTTCATAATCAGGAAAGCCACCAAG GGTTTCGGCACGAATGAAGACGTCATCGTGGAAGTTCTCGCATCCAGGACAAATCAACAGATTCGCGAGCTTCAAGAGGCTTTTAAAGAAG aGTACGGGCAGACCATGGAAGAGGTCATCGACAGTGAAACCGACGGGGACTTTGCCTTGGCTCTGCACGCCATGTTGAAGGCCAACAAAAATGAGGGTCATATCGTAGACCTAGCACTGGCCAAAAAGGATGCAAGG GAACTCTTTGAAGCAGGCGAGGAACACAAAGATATCGACATCTCGGTCTTCATCGACATCCTGACCACCCGCAGCGGGCCCCAGCTGACCCAGA CCTTTAAGCATTATTCCAAGATAAGTGACGTGAACCTACCAAAGGCCCTTGACATGGAGCTGAGGGGAGACATTGAAGACTGCCTCATTGACATTG TGAAGTGTTCCTGGAGCAAGCCTGCTTTCTTCGCTGAAAGACTGCACAAAGCAATGGAG GGCCACGGCACCTGTGAGGACACCCTGATGAGGGTGCTAGTGGCCCGCTCCGAGGTGGACCTGAAGAAGATCATCTCCGAGTTCAAGCTGATGTACGGCAAGACCCTGCAGCAGTGCATCTTG GATGACACCAAGGGCCACTTGGAGAAGATCTTGCTGGGTTTGTGCGGACCCAA